A window of Primulina huaijiensis isolate GDHJ02 chromosome 9, ASM1229523v2, whole genome shotgun sequence contains these coding sequences:
- the LOC140985392 gene encoding transcription factor bHLH63-like isoform X2 has product MFSGNAEMSVLERQRARLNCQQENLIQHHPFTYFNENEHFDGAFLMGNGDQGFGELLMGRPMKPDPGFEDGWNGLNYGNGSEFEMSCALPRTASFPPAVAASGGKGKEAALSSATGKESFKKRKADKNHSTEVAAEEKSQDKKTKGCAEEDTKITEQNSNSKSTVTTVNDNNNKGTSDENLKENSKPSEAPKPDYIHVRARRGQATDSHSLAERVRREKISERMKYLQDLVPGCNKITGKAGMLDEIINYVQSLQRQVEFLSMKLAVMNPRLDFETDNYLAKEVCASSIPAIGSSSESVNPTHLQFNGLGQGVSSCGLEMGANPPDATLRRTISAPVSIPDALFDSSSLNQIQPLTWAAELQNLYGMEYQQGRSTSFVSQPFSGFIDASHVKQEM; this is encoded by the exons ATGTTTTCTGGGAATGCAGAAATGAGTGTGCTCGAGCGGCAACGGGCACGTCTCAATTGCCAGCAAGAGAACTTGATCCAACACCATCCCTTTACTTATTTCAACGAGAACGAGCATTTTGATGGTGCTTTCTTGATGGGAAATGGAGATCAAGGTTTTGGTGAGCTGCTGATGGGCAGACCAATGAAGCCCGACCCGGGTTTCGAAGACGGGTGGAATGGTTTGAATTATGGGAATGGGTCCGAGTTTGAAATGAGTTGCGCTCTTCCAAGGACTGCTAGCTTCCCGCCGGCGGTGGCGGCTAGTGGTGGCAAAGGAAAGGAGGCTGCTTTGAGCTCTGCCACCGGAAAAGAGAGTTTCAAGAAGAGAAAGGCTGATAAAAATCATAGTACTGAG GTAGCGGCGGAAGAAAAATCCCAGGACAAAAAGACGAAGGGGTGTGCAGAAGAGGACACGAAGATCACAGAACAAAACAGCAACAGCAAGAGCACCGTCACTACTGTCAACGACAATAACAACAAAGGAACTTCtgacgaaaatttgaaggaaaattcGAAGCCCTCCGAGGCTCCAAAGCCAGATTATATACATGTTCGAGCTCGACGTGGGCAAGCCACGGACAGCCACAGCTTGGCGGAAAGG GTTCGGAGGGAAAAAATCAGTGAAAGAATGAAATACCTACAAGATTTAGTTCCGGGATGCAACAAGATCACTGGGAAAGCCGGGATGCTGGACGAGATAATCAACTATGTCCAATCCCTTCAGAGACAAGTAGAG TTCTTATCCATGAAACTGGCGGTGATGAATCCAAGATTGGATTTTGAAACTGACAACTATTTAGCAAAAGAG GTTTGTGCATCTAGCATTCCTGCAATTGGGTCATCGTCGGAATCTGTCAATCCTACTCATCTTCAGTTCAATGGATTAGGACAAGGAGTTTCAAGTTGTGGCCTAGAAATGGGAGCAAATCCTCCGGATGCCACACTTCGGAGAACGATCAGTGCTCCTGTATCAATTCCGGATGCCCTTTTCGACTCATCCTCTTTGAAT CAAATTCAGCCATTAACTTGGGCTGCCGAGTTGCAAAATCTATACGGTATGGAATACCAACAAGGAAGATCAACATCATTTGTTTCTCAGCCGTTTTCAG GTTTCATCGATGCCAGCCATGTGAAACAGGAGATGTGA
- the LOC140985392 gene encoding uncharacterized protein isoform X1, translated as MFSGNAEMSVLERQRARLNCQQENLIQHHPFTYFNENEHFDGAFLMGNGDQGFGELLMGRPMKPDPGFEDGWNGLNYGNGSEFEMSCALPRTASFPPAVAASGGKGKEAALSSATGKESFKKRKADKNHSTEVAAEEKSQDKKTKGCAEEDTKITEQNSNSKSTVTTVNDNNNKGTSDENLKENSKPSEAPKPDYIHVRARRGQATDSHSLAERVRREKISERMKYLQDLVPGCNKITGKAGMLDEIINYVQSLQRQVEFLSMKLAVMNPRLDFETDNYLAKEMFQVCASSIPAIGSSSESVNPTHLQFNGLGQGVSSCGLEMGANPPDATLRRTISAPVSIPDALFDSSSLNQIQPLTWAAELQNLYGMEYQQGRSTSFVSQPFSGFIDASHVKQEM; from the exons ATGTTTTCTGGGAATGCAGAAATGAGTGTGCTCGAGCGGCAACGGGCACGTCTCAATTGCCAGCAAGAGAACTTGATCCAACACCATCCCTTTACTTATTTCAACGAGAACGAGCATTTTGATGGTGCTTTCTTGATGGGAAATGGAGATCAAGGTTTTGGTGAGCTGCTGATGGGCAGACCAATGAAGCCCGACCCGGGTTTCGAAGACGGGTGGAATGGTTTGAATTATGGGAATGGGTCCGAGTTTGAAATGAGTTGCGCTCTTCCAAGGACTGCTAGCTTCCCGCCGGCGGTGGCGGCTAGTGGTGGCAAAGGAAAGGAGGCTGCTTTGAGCTCTGCCACCGGAAAAGAGAGTTTCAAGAAGAGAAAGGCTGATAAAAATCATAGTACTGAG GTAGCGGCGGAAGAAAAATCCCAGGACAAAAAGACGAAGGGGTGTGCAGAAGAGGACACGAAGATCACAGAACAAAACAGCAACAGCAAGAGCACCGTCACTACTGTCAACGACAATAACAACAAAGGAACTTCtgacgaaaatttgaaggaaaattcGAAGCCCTCCGAGGCTCCAAAGCCAGATTATATACATGTTCGAGCTCGACGTGGGCAAGCCACGGACAGCCACAGCTTGGCGGAAAGG GTTCGGAGGGAAAAAATCAGTGAAAGAATGAAATACCTACAAGATTTAGTTCCGGGATGCAACAAGATCACTGGGAAAGCCGGGATGCTGGACGAGATAATCAACTATGTCCAATCCCTTCAGAGACAAGTAGAG TTCTTATCCATGAAACTGGCGGTGATGAATCCAAGATTGGATTTTGAAACTGACAACTATTTAGCAAAAGAG ATGTTTCAGGTTTGTGCATCTAGCATTCCTGCAATTGGGTCATCGTCGGAATCTGTCAATCCTACTCATCTTCAGTTCAATGGATTAGGACAAGGAGTTTCAAGTTGTGGCCTAGAAATGGGAGCAAATCCTCCGGATGCCACACTTCGGAGAACGATCAGTGCTCCTGTATCAATTCCGGATGCCCTTTTCGACTCATCCTCTTTGAAT CAAATTCAGCCATTAACTTGGGCTGCCGAGTTGCAAAATCTATACGGTATGGAATACCAACAAGGAAGATCAACATCATTTGTTTCTCAGCCGTTTTCAG GTTTCATCGATGCCAGCCATGTGAAACAGGAGATGTGA